Part of the Streptomyces sp. NBC_01264 genome, CCTCGCCTCGTCGGTGTGGACCAAGGACCACGGCCGCGCGATGCGGATGTCCAAGAACCTCGACTTCGGCTGCGTGTGGATCAACACCCACATCCCGCTCGTCGCCGAGATGCCCCACGGCGGATACAAGAAGTCCGGCTACGGCAAGGACCTCTCCGCCTACGGCTTCGAGGACTACACGCGCATCAAGCACGTCATGACCTCGCTCGACGGCTGACCGGAAGCCGGGCGGGCGGCCGGCCGCCGCATCGGCCAGGGCACTGCCTTCAAGGGGCGGGTAGTAGACAACATGTCTATTGCCCGCCCTTCGGCGTTCACCGAGGCTTTGGCCATGCCTGAACTCGCCTTCTCCCGCCGCGCGGCGCTGCGCGGCCTCGGTGCCGCGTGCCTGCTGGCCGGCCTCACCGGCTGTGGTGTCCCGGCCGCGTACGTCCCAGAGAACCGGCGGGAGGGCCGGGACCGCTCCGGCGCCGACCGGAGCGTCTCCTTCTCCAACTGGCCCCTCTACATCGACACCGACGAAGAGGACGAGAGCCGGCGCCCGACGCTGGAGGCCTTCTCGGAGAAGACCGGCATCGAGGTCCGGTACACCGAGGAGATCAACGACAACGACGAGTTCTTCGGCAAGATCAGCCCGGCGCTGATGAACCACCAGCAGACCGGCCACGACGTGGTGGTGGTCAGCGACTGGATGGCCGCCCGCTTCGTCCACCTGGGCTGGGCCCAGAAGATGGACCGCCCGGCGCAGGCGAACGTGTCGAAGTACCTGGACCCGCAGCTGCGCTCGCCCGCCTTCGACGAGGGCCGGCTGCACACCGTGCCCTGGCAGTCGGGGATCACCGGCATCGCCTACAACCGCAAGGCGCTCGGCCGGGAGATCAAGTCCGTCAAGGACCTGTGGCACCCGGACCTGGCCGGCAAGGTCACG contains:
- a CDS encoding ABC transporter substrate-binding protein, translated to MPELAFSRRAALRGLGAACLLAGLTGCGVPAAYVPENRREGRDRSGADRSVSFSNWPLYIDTDEEDESRRPTLEAFSEKTGIEVRYTEEINDNDEFFGKISPALMNHQQTGHDVVVVSDWMAARFVHLGWAQKMDRPAQANVSKYLDPQLRSPAFDEGRLHTVPWQSGITGIAYNRKALGREIKSVKDLWHPDLAGKVTLFSGLDESFSLLMQGSGVDVTRWTETDFHRMCDQVESMVKKKHIRRFTGNDYTSDLSKGDVLACQAYSGDAIQLQADNPDIEFVVPEEGGELWAESLLIPNLAPRKANAEALIDFYYDPEVAALLAASVNYVCPVPAAREVLAASEDEETAALAENPLIFPDEDMRKRLVVARDISSAERSSFAKRWNGIVGL